Part of the Kordiimonas pumila genome is shown below.
AAAGCCATTGCCATGCTTCTGCTTTCGAGATCTCAACACCAGCTTTGCGACCATCTGCAAGCGCCTTTGCCGCTTCCTGATTAAGGCGTTGGATACCCAGTTCGCTATCAGAATGCACAATGGCACAGGCACCAGCCTTGTGCACAAAGGGAATATTTTCGCGAATAGCGTCGTTGGCTTCCATTTTAAAGCCGTACCAGTCGGCCCACATGGCAGAACACACACCCTTTGCTGCAAGTTTATCTGCAATCTTGTAACTTTCAACAGCATGGTGGAAGGCAGAAATTTTGTAACCAAATTCTGACATCACATCCATCATCACCACCATTTCATCCGCGCGGTAACAGTGCATATGAACCAGAATATCACCTTTTAAAACGCCAGCTAGCGTTTCAAGGCGCAGGTTACGCGTTGGCGGCACAGCATCTATGCCCGCTTTATAGTCACGCTCATACTTATCCCATCCTTGCTGGTATGCCTGAGCATCTGCCCAGCCCTGCCTGTAGCCATGTACGTTACCCATGCGGGTAGAAGGCCGCGCCAATACGTTATTCTCGCCACTGCCATAAACACGTTTTGGGTTTTCACCGCACGCCATTTTCATCCCGTAAGGCGCACCTGGAAATTTCATATCCTGCACACTGCGCCCTGGCACATTCTTAACAGTAACAGATCGCCCGCCCACAAGGTTCGCTGATCCGGGTAAAATTTGCATTGATGTAACACCGCCAGCAAGCGCACGGCCAAAACCGGGGTCTTGCGGCCATACCGAATGTTCAGCCCACACACCCGCCGTAATAGGCTCACCCACTTCGTTACCATCAGAATGCGATCCGGTACCTGGGCTCGCATAAACGCCCAAATGACTGTGTGCATCAATAATACCCGGTGTTACATAGCGGCCGGTTCCATCAATCACCACCGCGCCTTCAGGCGGTGTTATAACTTCTGCAACCTCAACAATTTTACCGCCCTGCATCAGTACAGAACCGCCCTCCATAAAACCGCCGACACCATCATATATATTGGCGTTCACAATAACGGTAATGTCGCTTTCAAGCGGTATATATGTTGATGGAAACGGGTCTTTATCAATATCAACAAAGTCAGCCTGTTCCCCCATGTCAAACTTACAGGCAGCAAGCAGTACTCCCATCAAGGCAACTGTGCATGCAGCACGCACCCTGTTCTTATATATATTTTTCATATTTTCTTTCCCTACGTCGTTAAAACACGCGCTGTAGTGCCGCGTATTTTACTAGGGAAAGCCTATCAAGGGAAAAACATGCTGTCACGTAGAACAGACAGAAAAACAAAAACACTATGGTTTTTGGCCGACACGCTCAAGTTGGTATAATCTAAAGTAATAAAGCCATAGCAAAGCGATACAGCAAAACCTGTTCTATAGCAGCTTACAATGCGGCAATATTGTCATAGATTTCATAGTCCTGAACCAGCACTGACCGACAGTACCGGATATCTACGTCGGTCAGCTCTGAAGTCTTTTCGGGCGATACATTCAAGCGGCGCAGCTTAAGCTCTTGCCCCATTTTATTCTGAATGTTTAATAAAAATGCATCCAAGTCTTCATACCGAATTAGGTGAAGGCCTTTTCGTGTGCCGTCCATACCAGTTACAAAATCGCACTGCCTGCCAACACTGGCATATTTAGGCGGGTTAGGCTGCATGGCATCAAGTAAATATTGTTGCCATGTGAGGTGCCCGGCATATTCCCAGTGATCAGGCTGTACCTCAGGCGAAATTTCATGGCGGTTCCTGAAACGATACCAGCTATACATCCACTCAGCGGGCTCGCGGAACAGGCTATATACATCATAG
Proteins encoded:
- a CDS encoding amidohydrolase gives rise to the protein MKNIYKNRVRAACTVALMGVLLAACKFDMGEQADFVDIDKDPFPSTYIPLESDITVIVNANIYDGVGGFMEGGSVLMQGGKIVEVAEVITPPEGAVVIDGTGRYVTPGIIDAHSHLGVYASPGTGSHSDGNEVGEPITAGVWAEHSVWPQDPGFGRALAGGVTSMQILPGSANLVGGRSVTVKNVPGRSVQDMKFPGAPYGMKMACGENPKRVYGSGENNVLARPSTRMGNVHGYRQGWADAQAYQQGWDKYERDYKAGIDAVPPTRNLRLETLAGVLKGDILVHMHCYRADEMVVMMDVMSEFGYKISAFHHAVESYKIADKLAAKGVCSAMWADWYGFKMEANDAIRENIPFVHKAGACAIVHSDSELGIQRLNQEAAKALADGRKAGVEISKAEAWQWLSLNPAKSLGIDQLTGSLEAGKDADVVVWSTDPFSVYAKADLTFVDGAIVYDRTETPPVSDFELGHVGEGDVK